A genomic window from Phoenix dactylifera cultivar Barhee BC4 chromosome 7, palm_55x_up_171113_PBpolish2nd_filt_p, whole genome shotgun sequence includes:
- the LOC120111401 gene encoding polygalacturonase-like, with translation MAKLITLFLLQLFLLCFLPRSNAVYDVLNFGAKADGKTDSTQAFLKAWTAACGSSSPATLYVPAGSFLLSQATFNGPCKNTAIKFSIHGKIAAPSNYRKLGASGKWITFDDVDGVTISGGELDGRGADLWTCKLDGRSCPTGATSLTFSNSKNIVIDGLASINSELYHIVILGCQGVRVQGVYITAAGNSPNTDGIHVQMSTGVSIVQATIKTGDDCISIGPGTSNLWIERVFCGPGHGISIGSLGKEGQGLEEEGVENVTVKSAVFTGTQNGFRIKTWATNVRGYVKGVVFSNASMRNVQNPIIIDQSYCPGNKNCPDQNSRVGISHVKYKNIRGTSATKDAVNFDCSPSNPCNGIRLKNIKLTYQNEQAKSKCKHAYGIATGSVIPPSCL, from the exons ATGGCAAAGCTCATTACCTTGTTCCTGCTCCAACTATTTCTCCTCTGCTTCCTACCAAGATCAAATGCAGTCTACGATGTGCTAAATTTTGGGGCCAAAGCTGACGGGAAGACTGACTCGACGCAAGCATTCCTTAAAGCTTGGACGGCGGCGTGCGGCTCATCTTCCCCGGCCACCCTCTACGTGCCCGCCGGGAGTTTCCTACTAAGCCAGGCCACCTTCAATGGCCCATGCAAGAACACTGCGATCAAGTTTTCGATCCATGGCAAGATCGCCGCGCCTTCGAACTACAGAAAGTTAGGTGCTTCTGGGAAATGGATTACGTTTGATGATGTTGATGGCGTGACGATCAGCGGCGGCGAACTCGACGGAAGAGGGGCAGATCTGTGGACCTGCAAACTTGATGGCCGGAGCTGCCCAACCGGTGCAACT TCGCTGACCTTCAGCAACTCGAAAAACATTGTGATCGATGGCTTAGCGTCGATCAACAGCGAGCTGTATCACATCGTCATCCTCGGCTGCCAAGGAGTGAGGGTTCAAGGCGTTTACATCACTGCGGCGGGGAACAGCCCGAACACCGACGGCATCCACGTTCAGATGTCCACCGGCGTCAGCATAGTTCAGGCCACCATCAAGACCGGCGATGACTGCATCTCCATTGGTCCTGGCACCTCCAACCTTTGGATCGAGCGTGTGTTCTGTGGACCAGGGCACGGCATTAG CATTGGGAGCTTAGGCAAGGAGGGGCAGGGACTTGAGGAGGAAGGCGTGGAGAATGTGACCGTAAAATCTGCCGTATTTACGGGCACACAAAACGGGTTTAGGATTAAGACGTGGGCAACAAACGTCCGTGGCTATGTGAAAGGAGTCGTCTTTTCTAATGCATCAATGCGAAATGTCCAAAATCCTATTATCATTGATCAGAGCTATTGCCCTGGAAACAAAAATTGCCCTGACCAG AACTCGAGAGTTGGAATCAGTCATGTGAAGTACAAAAACATTCGAGGGACCTCGGCAACAAAAGACGCTGTGAATTTTGATTGTAGTCCAAGCAATCCATGCAATGGAATTAGATTGAAGAACATTAAGCTCACCTATCAAAACGAACAAGCAAAATCTAAATGCAAGCATGCTTATGGAATTGCCACCGGTTCTGTCATCCCACCAAGTTGTCTTTGA